From a single Kitasatospora azatica KCTC 9699 genomic region:
- a CDS encoding sensor histidine kinase has product MKARPLYGAQMWREVRHHLVGLPFGIATFVFTVVTLSVGAALSVTVVGLPLLALGLRGSRRLGALSRRRARASLAAQVEEPEPLAPARPGTTAMVLATLADGLSWRSALYCVLILPWGVITFTVTLVFLIIGWPLLPFVVRYLAVAHRLLVELLLCPNALSVRVRELEDDRGAVVDTAAADLRRIERDLHDGAQARLVALAMDLGLAKEKLLDTELTAEQASAAKMVDAAHGEVKLALQELRDLARGIHPAVLTDRGLDAALSAVAARCTVPGGVTVRVDLSGPDGSTERPDSAVEGIAYFTVSELLTNTSKHAGARSATVDAWRSADRLMLQIADDGRGGATAPGGGFRPGGGLAGLAERVRAVDGVFLVESPEGGPTTVTVELPWRTRTARAVTG; this is encoded by the coding sequence ATGAAAGCCCGGCCGCTCTACGGCGCTCAGATGTGGCGCGAGGTCCGTCACCACCTGGTCGGACTGCCCTTCGGCATCGCCACCTTCGTCTTCACCGTGGTCACGCTCTCGGTCGGCGCGGCGCTGAGCGTCACCGTGGTCGGGCTGCCGCTGCTCGCCCTCGGGCTGCGCGGGTCCCGCCGGCTGGGCGCGCTGTCCCGGCGCCGGGCCCGGGCCAGCCTGGCGGCCCAGGTCGAGGAGCCCGAGCCGTTGGCACCGGCTCGGCCCGGCACCACCGCCATGGTGCTCGCCACCCTGGCCGACGGGCTCAGCTGGCGCTCCGCGCTGTACTGCGTGCTGATACTCCCCTGGGGCGTGATCACCTTCACCGTCACCCTGGTCTTCCTGATCATCGGCTGGCCGCTGCTGCCGTTCGTGGTCCGGTACCTGGCGGTGGCCCACCGGCTGCTGGTGGAGCTGCTGCTCTGCCCCAACGCGCTCTCGGTCCGGGTGCGCGAGCTGGAGGACGACCGCGGCGCGGTGGTCGACACCGCCGCCGCCGACCTGCGCCGGATCGAGCGCGACCTGCACGACGGCGCCCAGGCCCGGCTGGTGGCGCTGGCCATGGACCTCGGCCTGGCCAAGGAGAAGCTGCTGGACACCGAGCTGACCGCGGAGCAGGCCTCGGCCGCCAAGATGGTGGACGCCGCGCACGGCGAGGTGAAGCTGGCCCTGCAGGAGCTGCGCGACCTGGCTCGGGGCATCCACCCGGCGGTGCTGACCGACCGCGGGCTGGACGCCGCGCTCTCCGCGGTGGCCGCCCGCTGCACCGTGCCCGGCGGGGTCACCGTCCGGGTGGACCTCTCCGGCCCCGACGGCAGCACCGAGCGGCCGGACTCCGCGGTCGAGGGGATCGCCTACTTCACCGTCAGCGAGCTGCTCACCAACACCTCCAAGCACGCCGGCGCCCGCTCCGCCACGGTGGACGCCTGGCGCTCCGCCGACCGTCTGATGCTGCAGATCGCGGACGACGGACGGGGCGGGGCCACCGCGCCCGGCGGCGGGTTCCGCCCGGGCGGCGGGCTGGCCGGTCTGGCCGAGCGGGTGCGGGCGGTGGACGGGGTCTTCCTGGTGGAGAGCCCCGAGGGCGGGCCCACCACGGTGACCGTCGAACTGCCCTGGCGCACCCGCACCGCCCGGGCCGTCACCGGCTAG